From a region of the Rhipicephalus microplus isolate Deutch F79 chromosome X, USDA_Rmic, whole genome shotgun sequence genome:
- the LOC119187651 gene encoding uncharacterized protein LOC119187651, with protein MPANQSTDQTQDKPALHWCRASLCKQGGRREPTIKEGSVSAGCWIFSTVSQGRAMKVLVLALALSCLVATVMAGGFHHFGGGYGGGFGGGFGGGYGYGHGGGYGGHGHGGHGLESSGLFFVKGPGGYGHGFHGLEAVKGPTYFVSTEQYVKKIHPGLPIVGKHHR; from the exons ATGCCCGCGAATCAAAGCACCGACCAAACACAAGACAAGCCCGCTCTTCATTGGTGTCGGGCCTCTCTTTGCAAACAAGGAGGAAGGAGGGAGCCGACTATAAAAGAGGGATCGGTGTCTGCTGGCTGCTGGATATTCTCCACCGTTTCTCAGGGACGAGCCATGAAGGTTCTG GTGCTTGCCTTGGCACTTTCTTGCCTAGTCGCCACCGTCATGGCCGGCGGTTTTCACCACTTCGGAGGTGGCTATGGAGGTGGCTTCGGAGGAGGCTTTGGGGGAGGCTATGGATATGGTCATGGTGGTGGATACGGAGGCCATGGTCACGGAGGTCATGGGTTAGAATCCAGTGGTTTATTCTTTGTTAAAGGACCTGGTGGATACGGTCACGGCTTCCACGGCCTTGAGGCCGTGAAGGGCCCGACTTACTTTGTAAGCACAGAACAATACGTTAAGAAGATTCACCCTGGACTCCCCATCGTTGGCAAGCACCACCGCTAG